A window from Peromyscus eremicus chromosome 5, PerEre_H2_v1, whole genome shotgun sequence encodes these proteins:
- the LOC131910724 gene encoding acylcarnitine hydrolase-like isoform X1: MPSDRLSRWLNTLTCGLLLLFSVHGQDSSRPIRNTHTGQVQGSLVHLEDINMGVHTFLGIPFAKPPVGPLRFAPPEPPEPWNGVRDGTSHPAMCLQNITVMNSVAKIMFKGSPPLLSMSEDCLYLNIYSPVHASEGSNLPVMVWIHGGGLALGLASVYDGSKLAAIEDIMVVTIQYRLGVLGYFSTGDEHARGNWGYLDQVAALRWVQQNIAHFGGNPDRVTIFGESAGATSVSSLVLSPMSKGLFHGAIMESGVATMPGFVSQSEVVYTMVANLSGCNQMDSESMVGCLRGKSEEEMLDITKVFKIMPAVVDGVFFPKHPKELLVSADFRPVPSIIGVNNDEFGWDIPMYLFHIDTGEKMDRETIQAVLQSTPAQLMMPPGVADILVEEYLGDTEDPEILLAQFKEMMEDFMFVAPGLQVAHAQSPLAPVYFYEFQHPTNFFKDGRPPHVKADHDDEISFVFGSSFWGSKFDFTEEEELLSRRIMKYWANFARHGNPNSMDLPHWPVFTQDEQYLQLDIQTTVGYALKANRMQFWTKTLPQKIQQLKDVEKKHTEL, translated from the exons GCCAGGACTCATCCAGGCccatcaggaacacacacaccgGACAGGTGCAAGGTAGCCTTGTCCACTTGGAGGATATCAACATGGGAGTCCACACCTTCCTGGGAATTCCCTTTGCCAAGCCACCTGTAGGACCTCTGCGGTTTGCTCCTCCTGAGCCCCCTGAACCGTGGAATGGTGTGAGGGATGGAACTTCCCATCCTGCCAT GTGTCTACAGAATATTACTGTAATGAATTCAGTAGCCAAGATCATGTTCAAAGGCTCCCCACCTCTTCTTTCTATGTCTGAAGACTGCCTGTACCTCAACATCTACTCACCTGTTCATGCTTCTGAGGGCTCCAACCTGCCT GTGATGGTATGGATCCATGGTGGTGGACTCGCTTTGGGCTTGGCTTCTGTGTATGATGGATCGAAGCTAGCAGCAATTGAGGACATCATGGTGGTCACCATCCAGTACCGCCTGGGTGTCTTGGGTTACTTCAG CACTGGAGACGAGCATGCCAGAGGCAACTGGGGTTACCTGGACCAAGTGGCTGCCCTGCGCTGGGTCCAGCAGAACATCGCCCACTTTGGAGGCAACCCTGACCGGGTCACTATTTTTGGCGAGTCAGCAGGGGCAACAAGTGTGTCTTCACTTGTTTTGTCCCCAATGTCCAAAGGACTCTTCCATGGAGCCATTATGGAGAGTGGAGTGGCCACAATGCCTGGTTTCGTCTCTCAGTCTGaggtggtctacaca ATGGTGGCCAACCTCTCTGGATGTAATCAGATGGACTCAGAGTCCATGGTGGGCTGTCTGAGAGGCAAGAGTGAAGAGGAGATGCTGGATATCACTAAG GTCTTCAAGATCATGCCTGCTGTGGTGGATGGGGTGTTCTTTCCCAAGCACCCTAAGGAGCTGTTGGTCTCTGCTGATTTTCGACCTGTCCCCAGCATCATAGGTGTCAACAATGATGAGTTTGGCTGGGACATCCCAATG TATCTGTTCCACATTGATACTGGGGAAAAAATGGACAGAGAGACCATTCAGGCTGTTCTACAGAGCACACCAGCACAACTG ATGATGCCTCCTGGTGTTGCTGATATTCTGGTAGAGGAGTATTTGGGAGACACTGAAGACCCTGAGATTCTCCTAGCACAGTTTAAGGAGATGATGGAAGACTTCATGTTTGTGGCCCCTGGCTTGCAAGTAGCCCATGCTCAGA GTCCCCTTGCGCCTGTCTACTTCTATGAGTTTCAGCACCCAACCAACTTTTTCAAAGATGGAAGACCACCTCATGTGAAGGCTGACCATGATGATGAGATTTCCTTTGTCTTTGGATCCTCCTTCTGGGGCAGCAAAT TTGACTTcactgaggaggaggagctgcTGAGCAGGAGGATAATGAAGTACTGGGCCAACTTTGCAAGACATGG GAACCCCAACAGCATGGACCTGCCCCACTGGCCTGTGTTTACCCAGGATGAGCAGTACCTGCAGCTGGACATCCAGACTACTGTGGGCTATGCTCTGAAGGCCAACAGGATGCAGTTCTGGACCAAGACTCTGCCCCAGAAGATCCAGCAGCTGAAGGATGTTGAGAAAAAGCACACAGAGCTGTAG
- the LOC131910724 gene encoding acylcarnitine hydrolase-like isoform X2, whose translation MPSDRLSRWLNTLTCGLLLLFSVHGQDSSRPIRNTHTGQVQGSLVHLEDINMGVHTFLGIPFAKPPVGPLRFAPPEPPEPWNGVRDGTSHPAMCLQNITVMNSVAKIMFKGSPPLLSMSEDCLYLNIYSPVHASEGSNLPVMVWIHGGGLALGLASVYDGSKLAAIEDIMVVTIQYRLGVLGYFSTGDEHARGNWGYLDQVAALRWVQQNIAHFGGNPDRVTIFGESAGATSVSSLVLSPMSKGLFHGAIMESGVATMPGFVSQSEVVYTMVANLSGCNQMDSESMVGCLRGKSEEEMLDITKVFKIMPAVVDGVFFPKHPKELLVSADFRPVPSIIGVNNDEFGWDIPMVSPDTTLEKMDRETIQAVLQSTPAQLMMPPGVADILVEEYLGDTEDPEILLAQFKEMMEDFMFVAPGLQVAHAQSPLAPVYFYEFQHPTNFFKDGRPPHVKADHDDEISFVFGSSFWGSKFDFTEEEELLSRRIMKYWANFARHGNPNSMDLPHWPVFTQDEQYLQLDIQTTVGYALKANRMQFWTKTLPQKIQQLKDVEKKHTEL comes from the exons GCCAGGACTCATCCAGGCccatcaggaacacacacaccgGACAGGTGCAAGGTAGCCTTGTCCACTTGGAGGATATCAACATGGGAGTCCACACCTTCCTGGGAATTCCCTTTGCCAAGCCACCTGTAGGACCTCTGCGGTTTGCTCCTCCTGAGCCCCCTGAACCGTGGAATGGTGTGAGGGATGGAACTTCCCATCCTGCCAT GTGTCTACAGAATATTACTGTAATGAATTCAGTAGCCAAGATCATGTTCAAAGGCTCCCCACCTCTTCTTTCTATGTCTGAAGACTGCCTGTACCTCAACATCTACTCACCTGTTCATGCTTCTGAGGGCTCCAACCTGCCT GTGATGGTATGGATCCATGGTGGTGGACTCGCTTTGGGCTTGGCTTCTGTGTATGATGGATCGAAGCTAGCAGCAATTGAGGACATCATGGTGGTCACCATCCAGTACCGCCTGGGTGTCTTGGGTTACTTCAG CACTGGAGACGAGCATGCCAGAGGCAACTGGGGTTACCTGGACCAAGTGGCTGCCCTGCGCTGGGTCCAGCAGAACATCGCCCACTTTGGAGGCAACCCTGACCGGGTCACTATTTTTGGCGAGTCAGCAGGGGCAACAAGTGTGTCTTCACTTGTTTTGTCCCCAATGTCCAAAGGACTCTTCCATGGAGCCATTATGGAGAGTGGAGTGGCCACAATGCCTGGTTTCGTCTCTCAGTCTGaggtggtctacaca ATGGTGGCCAACCTCTCTGGATGTAATCAGATGGACTCAGAGTCCATGGTGGGCTGTCTGAGAGGCAAGAGTGAAGAGGAGATGCTGGATATCACTAAG GTCTTCAAGATCATGCCTGCTGTGGTGGATGGGGTGTTCTTTCCCAAGCACCCTAAGGAGCTGTTGGTCTCTGCTGATTTTCGACCTGTCCCCAGCATCATAGGTGTCAACAATGATGAGTTTGGCTGGGACATCCCAATGGTGAGTCCAGATACAACTCT GGAAAAAATGGACAGAGAGACCATTCAGGCTGTTCTACAGAGCACACCAGCACAACTG ATGATGCCTCCTGGTGTTGCTGATATTCTGGTAGAGGAGTATTTGGGAGACACTGAAGACCCTGAGATTCTCCTAGCACAGTTTAAGGAGATGATGGAAGACTTCATGTTTGTGGCCCCTGGCTTGCAAGTAGCCCATGCTCAGA GTCCCCTTGCGCCTGTCTACTTCTATGAGTTTCAGCACCCAACCAACTTTTTCAAAGATGGAAGACCACCTCATGTGAAGGCTGACCATGATGATGAGATTTCCTTTGTCTTTGGATCCTCCTTCTGGGGCAGCAAAT TTGACTTcactgaggaggaggagctgcTGAGCAGGAGGATAATGAAGTACTGGGCCAACTTTGCAAGACATGG GAACCCCAACAGCATGGACCTGCCCCACTGGCCTGTGTTTACCCAGGATGAGCAGTACCTGCAGCTGGACATCCAGACTACTGTGGGCTATGCTCTGAAGGCCAACAGGATGCAGTTCTGGACCAAGACTCTGCCCCAGAAGATCCAGCAGCTGAAGGATGTTGAGAAAAAGCACACAGAGCTGTAG
- the LOC131910724 gene encoding acylcarnitine hydrolase-like isoform X3, whose product MPSDRLSRWLNTLTCGLLLLFSVHVQGQDSSRPIRNTHTGQVQGSLVHLEDINMGVHTFLGIPFAKPPVGPLRFAPPEPPEPWNGVRDGTSHPAMCLQNITVMNSVAKIMFKGSPPLLSMSEDCLYLNIYSPVHASEGSNLPVMVWIHGGGLALGLASVYDGSKLAAIEDIMVVTIQYRLGVLGYFSTGDEHARGNWGYLDQVAALRWVQQNIAHFGGNPDRVTIFGESAGATSVSSLVLSPMSKGLFHGAIMESGVATMPGFVSQSEVVYTMVANLSGCNQMDSESMVGCLRGKSEEEMLDITKVFKIMPAVVDGVFFPKHPKELLVSADFRPVPSIIGVNNDEFGWDIPMYLFHIDTGEKMDRETIQAVLQSTPAQLMMPPGVADILVEEYLGDTEDPEILLAQFKEMMEDFMFVAPGLQVAHAQSPLAPVYFYEFQHPTNFFKDGRPPHVKADHDDEISFVFGSSFWGSKFDFTEEEELLSRRIMKYWANFARHGNPNSMDLPHWPVFTQDEQYLQLDIQTTVGYALKANRMQFWTKTLPQKIQQLKDVEKKHTEL is encoded by the exons GCCAGGACTCATCCAGGCccatcaggaacacacacaccgGACAGGTGCAAGGTAGCCTTGTCCACTTGGAGGATATCAACATGGGAGTCCACACCTTCCTGGGAATTCCCTTTGCCAAGCCACCTGTAGGACCTCTGCGGTTTGCTCCTCCTGAGCCCCCTGAACCGTGGAATGGTGTGAGGGATGGAACTTCCCATCCTGCCAT GTGTCTACAGAATATTACTGTAATGAATTCAGTAGCCAAGATCATGTTCAAAGGCTCCCCACCTCTTCTTTCTATGTCTGAAGACTGCCTGTACCTCAACATCTACTCACCTGTTCATGCTTCTGAGGGCTCCAACCTGCCT GTGATGGTATGGATCCATGGTGGTGGACTCGCTTTGGGCTTGGCTTCTGTGTATGATGGATCGAAGCTAGCAGCAATTGAGGACATCATGGTGGTCACCATCCAGTACCGCCTGGGTGTCTTGGGTTACTTCAG CACTGGAGACGAGCATGCCAGAGGCAACTGGGGTTACCTGGACCAAGTGGCTGCCCTGCGCTGGGTCCAGCAGAACATCGCCCACTTTGGAGGCAACCCTGACCGGGTCACTATTTTTGGCGAGTCAGCAGGGGCAACAAGTGTGTCTTCACTTGTTTTGTCCCCAATGTCCAAAGGACTCTTCCATGGAGCCATTATGGAGAGTGGAGTGGCCACAATGCCTGGTTTCGTCTCTCAGTCTGaggtggtctacaca ATGGTGGCCAACCTCTCTGGATGTAATCAGATGGACTCAGAGTCCATGGTGGGCTGTCTGAGAGGCAAGAGTGAAGAGGAGATGCTGGATATCACTAAG GTCTTCAAGATCATGCCTGCTGTGGTGGATGGGGTGTTCTTTCCCAAGCACCCTAAGGAGCTGTTGGTCTCTGCTGATTTTCGACCTGTCCCCAGCATCATAGGTGTCAACAATGATGAGTTTGGCTGGGACATCCCAATG TATCTGTTCCACATTGATACTGGGGAAAAAATGGACAGAGAGACCATTCAGGCTGTTCTACAGAGCACACCAGCACAACTG ATGATGCCTCCTGGTGTTGCTGATATTCTGGTAGAGGAGTATTTGGGAGACACTGAAGACCCTGAGATTCTCCTAGCACAGTTTAAGGAGATGATGGAAGACTTCATGTTTGTGGCCCCTGGCTTGCAAGTAGCCCATGCTCAGA GTCCCCTTGCGCCTGTCTACTTCTATGAGTTTCAGCACCCAACCAACTTTTTCAAAGATGGAAGACCACCTCATGTGAAGGCTGACCATGATGATGAGATTTCCTTTGTCTTTGGATCCTCCTTCTGGGGCAGCAAAT TTGACTTcactgaggaggaggagctgcTGAGCAGGAGGATAATGAAGTACTGGGCCAACTTTGCAAGACATGG GAACCCCAACAGCATGGACCTGCCCCACTGGCCTGTGTTTACCCAGGATGAGCAGTACCTGCAGCTGGACATCCAGACTACTGTGGGCTATGCTCTGAAGGCCAACAGGATGCAGTTCTGGACCAAGACTCTGCCCCAGAAGATCCAGCAGCTGAAGGATGTTGAGAAAAAGCACACAGAGCTGTAG